Proteins from a single region of Desulfobacter postgatei 2ac9:
- a CDS encoding pilus assembly FimT family protein, which yields MRTSPTGKSRNNPSGFTFVELMVVVGIFSIVLLFSIPLFRQIHLTSNASDRVSGLIFFLENLKLKAMVENKNLTLYMDSGSGKMYVTDDTMDADARQVALNNGISLNGDLQLLNLEFPDDGTRAGDDKSICFFSKGYSDRVLIHVREESREMTIQVCMFQKSVHLIDRYVSYDDCI from the coding sequence ATGCGGACATCACCAACTGGGAAGAGCAGGAATAATCCATCTGGATTTACCTTTGTTGAACTGATGGTGGTGGTGGGCATCTTCTCTATTGTTCTGCTGTTTTCAATCCCATTGTTCCGGCAGATTCATTTGACGTCAAACGCCTCTGATCGCGTATCCGGGTTGATTTTTTTCCTGGAAAATTTAAAGCTTAAGGCCATGGTGGAAAATAAAAATTTGACCCTTTATATGGATTCCGGTTCCGGAAAAATGTATGTGACCGATGACACAATGGATGCGGATGCCCGGCAGGTTGCCCTGAATAATGGCATATCCCTGAACGGTGATCTGCAATTGCTTAATCTGGAATTTCCGGATGACGGCACCAGGGCCGGTGATGACAAAAGCATCTGTTTTTTCAGCAAAGGTTATTCAGACCGGGTCCTGATTCATGTCCGGGAAGAGAGTCGGGAGATGACCATTCAGGTATGCATGTTCCAAAAGAGCGTTCATCTGATCGACCGATATGTCTCCTATGACGACTGCATATAA
- a CDS encoding YbaB/EbfC family nucleoid-associated protein has protein sequence MKNMNNMMKQAQKLQKKMLEAQQDLATKTVEASSGGGMVKVVANGAQKIESLVLEKEIVDPEDVEMLQDLVLAAVNDALKKSQEMVSAEMGKLTGGMNIPGL, from the coding sequence ATGAAAAATATGAACAACATGATGAAACAGGCACAAAAGCTGCAGAAAAAAATGTTGGAGGCACAGCAGGATCTGGCAACCAAAACCGTTGAAGCCAGCTCAGGTGGCGGTATGGTAAAAGTGGTTGCCAATGGGGCCCAGAAAATCGAATCCCTTGTGCTTGAAAAAGAGATAGTTGACCCGGAAGATGTTGAAATGCTGCAGGATCTTGTGCTTGCCGCAGTGAACGACGCGTTGAAAAAATCCCAGGAAATGGTCTCCGCTGAGATGGGAAAACTGACCGGCGGCATGAATATTCCAGGTCTGTAA
- a CDS encoding PEP-CTERM sorting domain-containing protein (PEP-CTERM proteins occur, often in large numbers, in the proteomes of bacteria that also encode an exosortase, a predicted intramembrane cysteine proteinase. The presence of a PEP-CTERM domain at a protein's C-terminus predicts cleavage within the sorting domain, followed by covalent anchoring to some some component of the (usually Gram-negative) cell surface. Many PEP-CTERM proteins exhibit an unusual sequence composition that includes large numbers of potential glycosylation sites. Expression of one such protein has been shown restore the ability of a bacterium to form floc, a type of biofilm.), whose amino-acid sequence MKHMNFHKFILVLFCGFLLFLPQKVTATAIATSNLAFSNLQIFPTSGSVVLFDFWFLDAFAEAHNSLGESDFDYDPDYDYDGSAKANAVVSFAEGQGAVSGPDPFVLPPDLSVAGDASSNVNIPGCDQRSAAALGRGAAFNSFMITGGIGTVDVEFSVDLGGDMSVFTDCCGLFADTEVIFGMELDGSPVLFFQDFLHIGPSDSDARSISETLSTTVSLEFDTGYFLYMETDSESEAATVPEPSTGILLFFGGLCALGIIRRKNVICTARTRLSTMGTFLILLLITLFVVVFAGSAQARYIGGGKPCACDCDCDCEETRGPDTQFSGGSSLSSTEGNLREQYNVISIGSSAGATIDLDLTYNSFDADASWAMVDTVLGYGWTHSYNMFLFSQRGHMFRMDGNG is encoded by the coding sequence ATGAAACACATGAATTTCCACAAATTTATTCTGGTTCTTTTCTGCGGATTTTTATTATTTTTACCCCAGAAAGTCACGGCAACGGCAATCGCCACAAGTAATCTTGCTTTTTCCAACCTTCAGATTTTTCCAACCAGCGGTAGTGTTGTATTGTTCGATTTCTGGTTCCTGGATGCTTTTGCTGAAGCACATAACAGCCTGGGAGAATCTGACTTTGATTATGACCCTGATTATGATTACGACGGTAGCGCAAAAGCAAATGCTGTTGTCTCTTTTGCAGAGGGCCAGGGAGCAGTCTCGGGACCAGACCCATTTGTTCTCCCGCCAGATTTGAGTGTTGCTGGAGATGCTTCAAGTAATGTCAATATTCCGGGCTGTGATCAAAGGAGTGCAGCAGCCCTGGGTCGGGGTGCGGCTTTTAATAGTTTTATGATCACTGGCGGCATAGGAACCGTTGATGTGGAATTTTCAGTAGATTTGGGTGGAGACATGTCGGTTTTCACTGACTGCTGTGGGCTTTTTGCCGATACTGAAGTTATTTTCGGGATGGAGTTGGACGGTTCTCCTGTTCTTTTTTTCCAGGATTTTCTTCACATCGGCCCTTCTGACAGTGATGCAAGATCTATTTCAGAAACCCTGTCCACGACCGTATCCCTTGAATTTGACACGGGTTATTTCCTTTATATGGAAACAGATTCAGAATCAGAAGCAGCCACTGTACCGGAACCGTCAACAGGAATCCTGTTGTTTTTTGGAGGACTCTGTGCGCTGGGGATTATCAGGCGTAAAAATGTCATTTGCACAGCAAGGACGCGATTAAGCACAATGGGTACTTTCCTGATTTTGCTGCTCATAACCCTCTTCGTGGTTGTCTTTGCAGGTTCTGCTCAAGCCCGGTACATTGGTGGGGGAAAACCTTGCGCCTGTGACTGTGACTGTGACTGTGAAGAAACCCGGGGACCTGACACACAATTTTCTGGTGGCAGTTCCTTGAGCAGCACTGAGGGCAATCTTCGGGAACAATACAATGTCATCTCCATTGGAAGCAGTGCCGGCGCAACAATTGATCTTGATCTGACCTATAACAGTTTTGATGCTGATGCCTCCTGGGCCATGGTGGATACGGTTCTGGGGTACGGCTGGACCCACTCTTACAATATGTTTCTTTTCAGCCAGCGCGGCCATATGTTCCGTATGGACGGCAATGGCTGA
- a CDS encoding phage integrase N-terminal SAM-like domain-containing protein, translating into MKPAGLQPNTIEVYSQATRRIGNYCDCRVENLTTGQLLNYFNYLLEDRSWNVVNRLLIFVKAQGV; encoded by the coding sequence TTGAAACCGGCAGGCCTGCAACCCAATACCATCGAGGTGTACTCACAGGCGACCAGGCGGATTGGCAACTATTGCGACTGCCGGGTCGAAAACCTGACCACAGGCCAACTCCTCAATTATTTCAACTACCTGCTTGAAGACCGCTCCTGGAATGTGGTCAACAGACTGTTAATTTTTGTTAAAGCTCAAGGCGTATGA
- the gspG gene encoding type II secretion system major pseudopilin GspG — MKIINIKEMCIKFFRQYGRQIGNQAGFSFIELMVVVIILGILAGAIVPRYMDKADKAKIVKAQVDIAAIETSLKMYKLDNGFYPTTEQGLLALIEKPATDPVPRSWNENGYFEKQRVPKDPWGAEYVYLCPGVHGTFDLISYGADSESGGEGINADITNWEEQE, encoded by the coding sequence ATGAAAATCATAAACATAAAAGAGATGTGCATAAAATTTTTCAGGCAGTACGGCAGGCAGATTGGAAACCAGGCAGGTTTTTCCTTTATTGAACTGATGGTGGTTGTCATCATCCTGGGGATTCTGGCCGGCGCCATTGTGCCAAGGTATATGGATAAGGCGGACAAGGCAAAAATCGTAAAAGCCCAAGTGGACATTGCTGCCATTGAAACCAGCCTTAAAATGTACAAACTGGACAATGGGTTTTATCCCACAACGGAACAGGGCCTTTTAGCCCTGATAGAAAAGCCGGCCACCGATCCCGTCCCCCGAAGCTGGAATGAAAACGGATATTTTGAAAAGCAAAGAGTTCCCAAAGATCCTTGGGGAGCCGAGTATGTTTATCTGTGCCCCGGTGTCCACGGCACGTTTGACCTGATTTCATATGGTGCGGATTCAGAATCAGGAGGGGAGGGGATCAATGCGGACATCACCAACTGGGAAGAGCAGGAATAA
- a CDS encoding helix-turn-helix domain-containing protein — protein MRRTGKKFISPIEPLALKWLSLIEFSDEESNRTKLRAQAIRLSNSGYSISQISQICLTTQETVSKWIDGWEKYQFDSLIDKPRSGRTPLIHSEMHDEVIDIVKKNPRQLKSAITEIQEKFGKKVSVKTLKLDDPVFWD, from the coding sequence ATGAGACGTACGGGTAAAAAATTTATTTCTCCAATTGAGCCGTTGGCATTAAAATGGCTGTCACTTATTGAATTTTCGGATGAAGAGTCAAACCGTACTAAACTCAGGGCTCAAGCAATCCGATTGAGCAACTCTGGGTATAGTATCAGTCAGATTTCACAAATATGTTTGACCACTCAGGAAACAGTTTCGAAGTGGATTGATGGATGGGAAAAATATCAATTTGACTCTTTAATTGATAAACCACGTTCTGGAAGAACGCCGCTGATCCATAGTGAGATGCATGATGAAGTTATTGATATTGTGAAGAAAAATCCAAGACAACTTAAAAGTGCCATTACTGAAATACAGGAAAAATTTGGTAAAAAAGTCAGCGTAAAAACCCTGAAACTCGATGATCCAGTTTTTTGGGATTAG
- a CDS encoding prepilin-type N-terminal cleavage/methylation domain-containing protein, giving the protein MLKHSGMPLQVNPTECGFTLMELMVALVIFSFVMVILFSSFNAFISTGQSIAHGVDYNERARDAFRRILDDLTDMYVPESGIIDVLNRVDDQDVDTFQMTGSETSVGGETFSTLGFACLSGVQTGRSRPSGVVRVTYYVRKNSQELFDLCRAERPIGSDRETDPCLDPVLADNITGFTIDFIDAKRNEYRDWDADTDKNKERDRVSLPCVLNIGLTLKSENKEKVYETAVVLPVQGPTGE; this is encoded by the coding sequence ATGTTGAAACATTCAGGTATGCCCCTGCAAGTTAACCCAACAGAGTGCGGATTCACCCTGATGGAACTGATGGTGGCCCTTGTTATTTTTTCATTTGTTATGGTCATTCTTTTTTCATCTTTTAATGCATTTATATCCACAGGGCAGTCCATTGCACACGGTGTTGATTATAATGAACGGGCCAGGGATGCATTCAGAAGAATTCTGGATGATCTGACCGACATGTACGTGCCGGAATCCGGGATAATAGATGTTTTGAACCGTGTCGATGATCAGGACGTGGATACTTTCCAGATGACCGGCAGTGAGACCAGCGTAGGTGGAGAGACCTTTTCCACCCTTGGATTTGCCTGCCTTTCAGGCGTTCAGACGGGCCGCAGCAGGCCGTCCGGTGTGGTTCGTGTTACTTATTACGTTCGAAAAAACAGCCAGGAATTATTTGATCTTTGCCGGGCTGAGCGTCCCATCGGCAGTGACAGGGAGACCGACCCGTGTTTAGACCCGGTCCTTGCCGACAATATTACCGGATTTACCATTGACTTCATTGATGCAAAGCGTAATGAGTATCGGGACTGGGATGCGGATACGGATAAGAATAAGGAGCGTGACCGAGTGTCCCTGCCGTGCGTATTGAACATCGGGTTGACACTGAAAAGTGAAAATAAAGAAAAAGTATATGAAACTGCCGTGGTTTTACCGGTACAGGGCCCGACAGGTGAATAG
- a CDS encoding prepilin-type N-terminal cleavage/methylation domain-containing protein, with the protein MTTAYNRLWDHGGCQGQTGFTLIEVIVAMTIIATVMVALFRMQSGTINLAGADDFQTTARYLAAKALAQIELSINDPELKGEFDQAFKGYAWHCELTDVNANFSDIMPDLTDKIGTLKKIDLTITREQGGRSYHVETFRYAPAS; encoded by the coding sequence ATGACGACTGCATATAATCGATTATGGGATCATGGCGGCTGTCAGGGGCAGACCGGTTTTACCCTGATTGAGGTGATTGTTGCCATGACCATTATTGCAACGGTTATGGTGGCATTGTTCAGGATGCAGTCCGGCACCATCAATCTGGCCGGGGCCGATGATTTCCAGACAACAGCCCGGTATCTTGCCGCCAAGGCCCTTGCCCAAATCGAGCTTTCCATCAATGACCCGGAGCTGAAAGGCGAGTTTGACCAGGCGTTTAAAGGATATGCCTGGCATTGTGAGCTGACGGATGTAAACGCCAATTTTTCAGATATCATGCCGGATTTGACCGACAAGATCGGCACATTAAAAAAAATTGATTTGACAATAACGCGGGAGCAGGGGGGCCGGTCTTATCATGTTGAAACATTCAGGTATGCCCCTGCAAGTTAA
- a CDS encoding YkgJ family cysteine cluster protein translates to MLTPEDIFDCKLCGECCRGFGGTYVDERDIRKICDYIQADTDTFVENYCDMSGSRPVLTLGQDGSCIFFDPQKQCTIHPVKPYMCRAWPFIKALINHPENWDMMANSCPGMKKGVPAEDISRIAAIEKEKLDRDFNR, encoded by the coding sequence ATGCTGACACCGGAAGATATTTTTGACTGTAAATTATGCGGTGAGTGCTGCAGAGGATTTGGCGGCACCTATGTGGATGAAAGGGACATCAGAAAGATCTGCGATTATATCCAGGCGGATACTGACACCTTTGTGGAAAATTATTGTGACATGTCCGGCTCAAGGCCGGTGCTGACACTGGGACAAGACGGGAGCTGCATCTTCTTTGATCCCCAAAAGCAATGCACCATCCATCCGGTCAAACCCTATATGTGCCGGGCCTGGCCCTTTATCAAAGCCCTGATCAACCATCCGGAAAACTGGGATATGATGGCAAACTCCTGCCCAGGAATGAAAAAAGGCGTCCCAGCCGAGGATATTTCACGCATAGCTGCCATTGAAAAAGAAAAACTTGATCGGGATTTCAACCGTTAA
- a CDS encoding IS630 family transposase, which yields MRWCRGRKSLKSKRNENEFREAQKEIEILKDEDQANIIDLYYFDESGFTGVPEIPYAWQDEDEQLLLPSGKTSRINVLGFLNKQNDFFPCVFDCSVTSDIVTACFDAFSRYITKRTIVVLDNAPIHHSAIFKSQIGTWEERGLFLYFIPKYSPELNLIEILWKHIKYFWLSTSAYKGFEFLKTELNNILASVGKEFTISFS from the coding sequence CTGCGTTGGTGTCGAGGACGGAAATCTCTCAAAAGCAAACGCAATGAGAACGAGTTCAGGGAAGCGCAAAAGGAAATTGAAATCTTGAAAGATGAAGATCAGGCAAATATCATTGACTTGTATTATTTTGATGAATCTGGCTTTACCGGCGTGCCTGAGATTCCATATGCCTGGCAAGATGAGGATGAGCAGCTTTTGCTTCCGAGTGGAAAAACCTCAAGAATCAATGTGTTGGGATTCTTGAATAAGCAAAATGATTTCTTTCCTTGCGTTTTTGACTGCTCAGTTACTTCAGATATTGTAACCGCCTGCTTTGATGCGTTTTCACGTTACATAACAAAAAGAACCATTGTTGTTCTGGATAATGCTCCAATACATCACAGCGCCATTTTTAAATCTCAAATTGGGACATGGGAAGAAAGAGGCCTTTTTCTATACTTTATCCCCAAATATTCACCGGAGTTGAATCTGATTGAAATTTTATGGAAACATATCAAGTACTTTTGGCTATCAACATCTGCTTATAAAGGATTTGAATTTTTGAAAACTGAGTTGAATAATATATTGGCAAGCGTCGGTAAGGAATTTACAATTTCGTTTTCTTAA
- the dnaX gene encoding DNA polymerase III subunit gamma/tau — protein MSYQVLALKYRPQTFSEVVGQDHVTTTLTNAISGNRVPHALLLAGPRGTGKTTIARIMAKAMTCQTGPTPSPCNECTICKDIINGHCADVFEIDGASNNSVEQIRELRDNVAYMPSAARYKIYIIDEVHMLSVAAFNALLKTLEEPPAHVLFIFATTEIHKIPATILSRCQRHDLSRIALDRICAHLGDLCRKEGYTVETKGLELIALEADGSIRDGLSLLDRILSAGPEKEIDRLLVAQRLRVTDRKILFSISSAVLERNGAQLIDLVSKINDSGMDLKEFYSGIIAQFRNLNIIRLCGKESPVLNMIETEKLELDRMCRNFPSAYLGMLLDLLLKEESVVRFASHTQTAVEMVLLKMIQIEPEIRLDEIITKVDLLARRMENRLGQTRVDSPPPQSAKPPLTSAPLSEQIPGDKLTETPPLAGTRPMPEPMPYEPEREQAPPPHIPTDLSDSPDSPGPPPPSPLRQEQEHQKPGTWSQFMDVLQHELPFIFGLFSKGQADTSAPDKVIVTLSSCSGFEESRLNTKTKALAELGRKHLGKPIEVSIENNGGPEDETCRQQASQQKAEQAAAGHPMVQHAVRLFDADII, from the coding sequence ATGTCTTACCAGGTTCTGGCATTAAAATACCGGCCCCAGACATTTTCAGAAGTTGTTGGACAGGATCATGTCACCACCACCCTGACCAACGCCATTTCCGGAAACAGGGTGCCCCATGCCCTTTTGCTGGCAGGCCCCAGGGGTACCGGCAAAACCACCATTGCCCGCATCATGGCCAAGGCCATGACCTGTCAGACCGGGCCGACCCCCTCGCCCTGCAATGAGTGCACAATTTGCAAAGACATTATCAACGGTCATTGTGCCGATGTGTTTGAAATTGACGGCGCCTCCAACAACAGTGTGGAGCAGATCCGTGAACTGAGGGACAATGTGGCCTACATGCCCTCAGCTGCCAGGTACAAAATCTATATCATTGATGAAGTCCACATGCTTTCGGTGGCTGCCTTCAATGCCCTGCTCAAGACCCTTGAAGAGCCCCCGGCCCATGTTCTTTTCATCTTTGCCACCACGGAAATCCACAAAATTCCGGCCACCATCCTGTCCCGGTGCCAGCGCCATGACTTGTCGCGAATTGCCTTGGACAGGATCTGCGCCCACTTAGGGGATCTATGCCGAAAAGAAGGGTATACGGTTGAAACTAAAGGGCTGGAACTGATCGCCTTAGAGGCGGACGGCTCGATCAGGGACGGCTTAAGCCTTTTGGACAGAATTCTTTCAGCCGGGCCTGAAAAAGAGATTGACAGGCTTTTGGTGGCCCAGAGACTTCGGGTCACGGACCGAAAAATTCTTTTTTCCATATCTTCGGCCGTACTGGAAAGAAACGGGGCACAACTAATTGATCTTGTGAGCAAAATCAATGATTCCGGCATGGATTTAAAAGAATTTTATTCCGGTATCATTGCCCAATTCAGGAATCTGAACATCATCCGGCTGTGCGGAAAAGAGAGCCCTGTGCTCAATATGATTGAAACGGAAAAACTTGAGCTTGACCGGATGTGCAGAAATTTTCCATCGGCCTATCTTGGGATGCTGCTGGACCTTCTCTTAAAAGAGGAGAGTGTTGTGCGCTTTGCATCCCATACCCAGACCGCCGTAGAGATGGTGTTGCTCAAAATGATCCAGATTGAACCGGAGATCCGGCTTGATGAGATCATCACCAAGGTGGATCTTTTAGCACGCCGGATGGAGAACCGTCTTGGCCAGACCCGTGTTGATTCACCGCCGCCCCAATCTGCTAAGCCGCCCTTGACATCTGCACCGCTTTCAGAACAGATCCCCGGAGACAAACTTACCGAAACACCGCCTTTGGCAGGCACACGACCCATGCCGGAGCCCATGCCCTATGAACCGGAACGGGAGCAGGCGCCACCGCCGCATATCCCAACGGATTTATCCGATTCACCCGATTCACCTGGGCCTCCCCCCCCTTCCCCTTTGCGTCAGGAGCAGGAACACCAGAAACCAGGAACCTGGTCGCAGTTCATGGATGTACTTCAACATGAACTGCCCTTTATCTTCGGCTTATTTTCCAAGGGTCAGGCGGACACATCCGCCCCGGACAAAGTGATTGTGACCCTTTCATCCTGTTCGGGGTTTGAAGAATCAAGACTCAACACCAAAACCAAAGCGCTGGCGGAGCTGGGCCGAAAACATTTAGGAAAACCCATTGAGGTAAGCATAGAAAACAACGGCGGCCCTGAGGATGAGACTTGCCGGCAGCAAGCGTCCCAGCAAAAAGCGGAACAAGCTGCGGCAGGACACCCCATGGTCCAGCATGCGGTACGTTTATTTGACGCAGATATCATATAA
- a CDS encoding RHS repeat domain-containing protein — protein MQTRQYENGVTADYTYNANNWITQLEHTVGATLIAGFGHDYDKEGNKKFEEKQHNTNLSEAYQYDNSYRLIDYKVGTLSGSTVSVPMTQTAYDLDCLGNWDSKTTDGTTQSRTHNMVNELTAIGGVSLDYDDNGNVIEDERYTYVYDEENRLQRVTRRSDSQIVGIYQYDALGRRVDKQASPTGTVTETLYFYDDARVIEEQSTLAATQAEYIYGNYIDEVLVMSRGGQLYYYHQNALWSVAAITDSLANVVERYTYDAYGCVTITDGANNPVPPNAWNIPHSAIDNPYMFTGRELDEEIGLYYYRARYYDCEKGRFLQRDVLGYVDGMNLYEYTRSNSKNLVDPFGNLSKCCVGLGDFTIKAIKSLTNFFEKLVLPEKWESLILDAGNSAIAACMLIKENPDIRCTKTKWVEGKETKVKGCCCQFDGEANTWIRGPSGKLEFSVSVPQTQIGKVIEVKGDAGFSAVPLLATQEDNCPKKCKDDRRVYLLQFVAKGSLTLTIRIPTQAGAVEIIAVGGAQFGAKEKTCDFICGRAPKTDF, from the coding sequence GTGCAGACCCGCCAGTACGAGAACGGCGTCACTGCAGATTACACTTACAATGCCAACAACTGGATTACTCAACTTGAGCATACCGTCGGTGCGACGCTCATCGCCGGTTTCGGGCACGACTACGACAAGGAAGGGAACAAGAAGTTCGAGGAAAAACAGCATAACACCAACCTTTCCGAGGCGTATCAGTACGACAATAGTTACCGCCTGATCGACTACAAGGTTGGGACTCTGTCCGGCTCCACGGTTTCTGTGCCCATGACCCAGACCGCCTATGATCTCGATTGCCTCGGCAACTGGGACAGCAAAACCACGGACGGAACCACCCAGAGCCGTACCCACAACATGGTCAATGAACTGACCGCCATTGGCGGGGTGTCGCTTGATTACGACGACAACGGCAACGTCATCGAAGATGAACGCTACACCTACGTGTACGACGAAGAAAATCGATTGCAGCGCGTCACCCGTAGGTCGGACAGCCAGATCGTCGGCATCTACCAATATGACGCCCTCGGCCGCCGGGTCGACAAACAGGCCAGCCCCACCGGCACGGTCACTGAAACCCTTTACTTCTATGACGACGCCCGGGTGATCGAGGAACAGAGTACCCTGGCCGCAACCCAGGCCGAATACATCTACGGTAACTACATCGACGAAGTGCTGGTCATGAGCCGGGGAGGGCAGCTTTATTACTACCACCAGAACGCCCTGTGGTCCGTCGCCGCTATTACCGATAGTCTTGCCAATGTAGTTGAACGTTATACCTATGACGCTTACGGTTGCGTCACGATTACCGATGGGGCGAATAATCCCGTGCCGCCGAATGCTTGGAACATACCGCACAGTGCCATCGACAATCCGTATATGTTCACCGGGCGGGAGTTGGATGAGGAAATCGGACTTTATTATTACCGGGCACGCTACTATGACTGTGAGAAGGGAAGATTTTTGCAGAGGGATGTGTTGGGGTATGTGGATGGGATGAATCTCTATGAGTACACAAGATCAAACTCAAAAAATTTGGTTGATCCTTTCGGAAACTTATCAAAATGCTGTGTAGGTTTGGGCGATTTCACTATTAAGGCAATCAAGAGTCTGACCAATTTTTTTGAGAAGTTAGTCCTTCCAGAGAAATGGGAAAGTCTCATTCTTGACGCGGGTAATTCAGCTATAGCTGCGTGCATGCTTATCAAAGAAAACCCGGATATTAGGTGCACAAAGACAAAGTGGGTGGAAGGAAAAGAGACGAAGGTTAAGGGATGTTGCTGCCAGTTCGATGGCGAAGCAAATACTTGGATAAGAGGGCCTTCTGGAAAGCTTGAATTTTCAGTAAGTGTGCCTCAAACTCAAATAGGTAAAGTAATTGAGGTTAAAGGAGATGCGGGTTTTTCAGCTGTACCACTACTTGCTACGCAAGAAGACAACTGCCCGAAAAAATGTAAGGATGACAGGCGAGTTTATCTACTTCAATTTGTTGCGAAGGGAAGCCTAACGCTAACCATACGTATTCCAACGCAAGCTGGCGCAGTCGAGATTATTGCCGTTGGTGGAGCACAATTCGGAGCTAAAGAAAAAACATGCGATTTCATATGCGGGAGGGCTCCAAAAACTGATTTTTAG
- a CDS encoding type II toxin-antitoxin system MqsA family antitoxin, whose product MNSIKDICPLCGGHKKQGTTTVTVDMGNTLVVVRNVPATICSLCANAWLSDEVAGDIEIIVEEAKKNHRQMEVTQYRKAA is encoded by the coding sequence ATGAACTCAATCAAAGATATTTGTCCACTTTGCGGAGGGCATAAAAAACAAGGAACAACAACAGTTACAGTAGATATGGGGAATACCCTGGTTGTGGTTAGGAATGTACCGGCAACGATTTGCTCCTTATGTGCTAATGCATGGCTTTCTGATGAAGTAGCCGGTGACATTGAAATTATCGTTGAAGAAGCAAAGAAAAATCATCGACAAATGGAAGTTACCCAATATCGAAAAGCAGCATAG
- the recR gene encoding recombination mediator RecR, translated as MNHYPEAIVKLIHSLSTLPGIGKKTAERLALHILHAPDHEAASLAADIIELKKSVRLCASCFALTDRETCQICSNPGRDKGVICVVENPADMAAIEKSGAFSGLYHILGGALSPIDGIGPGDIRLAELFRRTRGNDVRELILATRTNVEGEATAAYIRSKLTLTKIKITRIASGIPMGGDLQYVDPLTMQKAMEKRYGI; from the coding sequence GTGAACCATTATCCTGAAGCCATTGTTAAACTGATCCATTCGCTTTCCACCTTGCCGGGTATAGGAAAGAAAACAGCAGAGCGCCTGGCGCTTCATATCCTTCATGCCCCGGACCATGAGGCCGCGTCTCTGGCTGCAGATATCATTGAACTGAAAAAAAGCGTCAGGTTGTGCGCATCCTGCTTTGCACTCACTGACCGGGAAACCTGCCAAATCTGTTCAAACCCCGGCAGGGATAAAGGCGTGATCTGCGTGGTGGAAAACCCCGCCGACATGGCTGCCATTGAAAAATCAGGGGCCTTTTCAGGCCTGTATCACATCCTTGGCGGGGCGCTGTCCCCCATTGACGGCATCGGCCCCGGAGACATCCGCCTGGCAGAACTGTTCAGGCGGACCCGGGGCAACGACGTCAGGGAACTGATCCTTGCCACCCGGACCAATGTGGAAGGTGAAGCTACGGCTGCCTATATCCGGAGCAAGCTGACTTTGACAAAAATTAAAATAACCCGAATTGCATCGGGCATACCCATGGGCGGGGACCTTCAGTATGTAGATCCCTTGACTATGCAAAAAGCCATGGAAAAACGTTACGGGATTTAA